The Sulfurihydrogenibium azorense Az-Fu1 genome contains the following window.
TCAGAAGCAGCTGATATAGAGATAACAGAAGGTTTTTTCAAGATAAGACACGAAAACGGTTTAAGGTGTGCTTTAGTTCAGTCAAACCTTGAAGGAAGAGATCTTGGAGGATTTATTCAAGAGCTTAAACAAAAAATTGAAAAAGAAGTAAAACTTCCTCAAGGGTACTTTATACAGTTTTCTGGGCAGTTTGAAAATCAAGAAAGGGCAATGAAAAAACTTTCAATAATCATCCCTATCGTTATACTCTTAATATTTATGCTACTTTACTTAAACTATAACTCCTTTAAAGACGCTTTGATAGTTATACTAAACATTCCATTTGCTACAATAGGAGGAATAGTATCTTTATATCTTTCAGGGTTTAACTTATCTGTCCCAGCTGCGATAGGATTTATAGCAGTCTTTGGGATAGCTACTTTAAACGGAGTAGTTTTAATATCTTACATAAAACAGCTTATCACTGAAGGAAAAAACATAGAAGATGCTATTAATTTAGCTACAAAACTAAGGTTAAGACCCATACTAATAACAGCAACAGCTGCATCTTTAGGATTACTTCCAATACTGTTTAGTGGTGATATAGGTTCAGAAACTCAAAAGCCAATAGCTTTTGTTGTTATAGGAGGAATTTTTACCTCTACGATGTTAACTTTACTCATTCTTCCCGTTGTCTATAGGATGTTTAACAATAGGTAGTTAAAAGAGGTGTTTAAATGCTTACAATTACAAAATGGGGAAACTCACAAGGCATTAGGATACCAAAAAAATATTTACAGGAACCCTAATTTCCAATTCGAAAAAAAGATGAAATAAAAAACCTCCAGTGGTATCATAAAGTAAAACTACCACTGGAGGTAAAATCATGACTTTTAGAGATTATATCATAAACGTTTATATTCTGACAGATGAAATCCTAAAACTCATAAAACATAAACATAAAACAAATAAGCCTAAATTCTCTGATGTAGAGCTTATAACTCTCATCATATTTTCTATGAGCTATAGAAAAGGTGATTACAAAATAACACTTAAGGAATTTAAAGAGAATTACAATGACCTTTTCCCTTATGTTCCTCAATTACCAGCAATAGTAAAAAGAGCTAAAAAACTATATAAACTTGCTCAAGTAATCTCAATCATTCTTACAAATTTATTTTCTGAGAAGATAACCACAGTATACATAGCAGATACAAAACCAATACCTGTTTGTAAAAATCAAAGAATGAAAAGAAACAAGAAAGTTTCTGGTAAGTTATACAAAGGAAACAATGCAGCAAAAGAATGGTTTGGTTTTAAAATAGGATTAATAGTGGATTATTACAAAAGACCGATAGGATATGAGATTATTCCAGCTTCAAAGCATGATATAAACTTTTTAAAGGAAGTAAAAGAGGACAGTGTTTTGATAGATATATTAAACAAAGGGACAATAATAGCAGACAAAGCTTTTAATTCAAAGGATTTAAAAGAAGAATTTAAGAGTTTAGGAATAGAGTTAGAGGCTATAAGAAAGAAGGGGAAAGTACATCACAAACAAAAGGATAAACAAGAGTTTTTAAAGAGAGTAAGGAAGAGAATAGAGACAGTATTTAGCAAGTTATACTATATGGGAATAGAGGATATCAGGGCAGTATCTTTAGAAGGATTTAAAGCTAAGATAAACTTCTTCATTTTAGCTTTAAGTTTTGCTACTTGTCTTGGTTTGTTTTAAAATTATTTAAATTGGAAATTAGAGTATTTACAGGAATTAGGTTTAAAAGTTGGTGAAAAAGTTGATATAAAAGTAGAAGATGGAAAGATAGTTATAATTCCTGTTAAACAGAAAAGAAAACCAAAATTAGATATTAACCAGCTTTTTAAGGAAGATTATGAAGAAAATAAAAAGTTTGAATGGGGAAAAGTAGGTAAAGAAATATGGTAGATTACCTTTCTGAGGATCTTATTTATTTAAATTTTAACCTCCTTGTTGCCTTTATCATTTCTCTTCTCCATCTTGAAGTTCCTCAAAAAGTTTATTAATGTCCTTTACATCAAACTGTTTTGCATAGATGATTAGATTTTCAAGTTCCTCAAGTTCAGATGGGATAAATCTTTTAACGGCGATTCTTATGGTTTGAAAATCTACTTTCCCAGATT
Protein-coding sequences here:
- a CDS encoding IS982 family transposase, translating into MTFRDYIINVYILTDEILKLIKHKHKTNKPKFSDVELITLIIFSMSYRKGDYKITLKEFKENYNDLFPYVPQLPAIVKRAKKLYKLAQVISIILTNLFSEKITTVYIADTKPIPVCKNQRMKRNKKVSGKLYKGNNAAKEWFGFKIGLIVDYYKRPIGYEIIPASKHDINFLKEVKEDSVLIDILNKGTIIADKAFNSKDLKEEFKSLGIELEAIRKKGKVHHKQKDKQEFLKRVRKRIETVFSKLYYMGIEDIRAVSLEGFKAKINFFILALSFATCLGLF